A window of Candidatus Gastranaerophilales bacterium contains these coding sequences:
- the nadC gene encoding carboxylating nicotinate-nucleotide diphosphorylase: MPKYLLHNFIIDNHIKTALEEDIGFGDISTDYLISDDDQITSYLNTREDGILCGMDIVKRTFKTLSRRVVIESYFEDGDKIKKGDTLAKISGPARFILTGERTALNYVQRLSGIATETNKYQEAIKPYAAGITDTRKTTPGFRLFEKYAVKVGGAKLHRFNLSDCVMLKDNHIKFAGSIKAAVQKVRENISHAHKIEVECDTLEQVKEALKAKADIIMFDNMTIDEMKEGVELVGKKAMTEASGNVKLDTVNEIASTGVNVISSSAIVAKAFPLDIGLDM, translated from the coding sequence ATGCCAAAATACTTGCTTCATAACTTTATAATTGACAATCATATAAAAACTGCACTTGAAGAAGACATAGGCTTTGGGGATATATCTACTGACTATTTAATCTCTGATGACGACCAAATTACATCCTACCTAAACACTAGAGAAGACGGCATTCTTTGCGGAATGGATATCGTAAAAAGAACATTCAAAACATTGTCTCGCAGAGTCGTTATCGAATCATATTTTGAAGACGGTGACAAAATAAAAAAAGGCGACACTTTAGCAAAGATTTCAGGACCTGCCAGATTTATTTTAACAGGCGAAAGAACTGCATTGAATTATGTTCAACGTCTAAGCGGTATCGCAACTGAAACAAACAAATATCAAGAAGCTATAAAACCTTACGCTGCAGGAATTACAGACACAAGAAAAACAACTCCCGGGTTTAGACTTTTTGAAAAATATGCCGTAAAAGTAGGTGGAGCAAAACTTCACAGATTCAATCTTTCAGATTGCGTTATGCTAAAAGATAATCATATAAAATTTGCAGGCTCAATAAAAGCTGCCGTTCAAAAAGTTAGAGAAAACATCTCTCACGCTCACAAAATTGAAGTTGAATGTGATACTCTAGAGCAGGTCAAAGAAGCTCTAAAAGCAAAAGCTGACATCATAATGTTCGACAATATGACAATTGATGAGATGAAAGAGGGCGTCGAATTGGTCGGCAAAAAAGCTATGACAGAAGCCAGCGGAAATGTAAAACTTGATACGGTAAATGAAATCGCATCAACCGGTGTAAACGTAATTTCATCAAGTGCTATTGTAGCTAAAGCTTTTCCACTCGATATCGGCTTGGATATGTAA
- a CDS encoding electron transfer flavoprotein subunit beta/FixA family protein — MEIAVCIKQVPDTNDIKWTENNTIQREGVESIINPFDEYAIESAVRLKESVGGHITVITMGPNQAEDILRKAMAMGCDDAFLVSDKKFSGADTVATSKTLAQAIKEKIPKVDLIICGQFATDGDTAQTGPSIAQNLDFPQATYVKEIIVADDTTITVKKEIEDGIETLKIKLPALICMQKCDYEPRIPRILGYIKAQDNNIPVFNAEAINIDSSEVGIKGSPTYVSKAFRPEQKKRGEIIQFTPNDDSIQNLCSKIKDFLSQEGGV, encoded by the coding sequence GTGGAAATAGCAGTTTGTATAAAACAAGTCCCGGACACCAACGATATAAAGTGGACAGAAAATAACACCATCCAAAGAGAAGGCGTTGAAAGCATTATCAACCCTTTCGACGAATATGCAATTGAATCTGCAGTAAGACTAAAAGAAAGCGTTGGCGGACATATCACCGTAATAACAATGGGCCCCAATCAGGCTGAAGATATTTTGAGAAAAGCTATGGCTATGGGCTGTGATGACGCATTTTTAGTAAGCGATAAAAAGTTCTCGGGTGCTGACACGGTAGCAACCTCAAAAACTCTGGCTCAAGCCATAAAAGAAAAAATTCCCAAAGTAGATTTAATAATTTGCGGTCAATTTGCAACTGATGGCGATACCGCTCAAACAGGTCCAAGTATTGCCCAAAATCTCGATTTCCCTCAAGCTACCTACGTAAAAGAAATCATTGTTGCTGACGATACAACAATTACCGTAAAAAAAGAAATCGAAGACGGAATTGAAACATTAAAAATCAAGCTTCCGGCACTAATCTGCATGCAAAAATGCGACTACGAACCAAGAATACCAAGAATATTGGGCTACATAAAAGCTCAAGATAACAATATCCCCGTTTTTAACGCAGAAGCTATAAATATTGATTCATCAGAAGTCGGAATAAAAGGCTCTCCAACTTACGTCAGCAAAGCGTTTAGACCAGAGCAAAAAAAACGTGGCGAAATTATACAATTCACTCCAAACGATGATTCAATACAAAATTTGTGTTCTAAAATAAAAGATTTTTTATCACAAGAAGGAGGCGTTTAA